The genomic stretch ACGCTCACCATCCCAGGCTCGCGATCCCGAAACCGCATTCTCCCGCCCGACCGCGATCACAGCATCCGGCGTAGGGCCGGCGCCTAGCCCAGGACCAGCATCCAGCGCGGACCCCGCATCCAGCGCGGGCCCAGTATCCAGCGCGGGCCCAGCCCCCATCGCAGGCCCATCACCCGGCCCAGCCCCCATCGCAGGCCCACCACTCGGCCCAGCCCCATCTCACGCCCACCACCCAGCTCACGGCCAATACCCCGCTCACCGCCGGCACCCAACTCACCCCCAGCACCCAACTCACGTTCAACCGCCAGCGCACCCCCAACACCCAGGGCAGGACGAGCACCGAGCCGATCCGTTGCGGGGTCCGGAACAGCATTCCGCTCGCGAGCCGCAGCCCCGGCGGCCGTGACCTGCGCCGGCACCTCCGAGTCATACGGCAGCAGCGCCGAACCCAGATAAGTCGCCCCACCACGACGCCGAAGCCAGCTCAACTTCCGCGCATGCCGCTGCCGAAGACCCCACTCCCGACGACGCGCATGCTCACGCCGAAACTCATCGCCGGACGCCGAATAATTACGACGCCGCGTCCGATCACGCATCGAAGACGTTTCCGCCCGGCTGAACAAAGACAGCTGCGCCATGCCATTATTATTTCGAACCCGCCACTCACGTTGTAAGCATTCGATCATGCCATTGTCAACGAATCGGAAAGTCGCAGGGAAAGGCTCTGGCTCACCTTCTGTGGTGACTTTCCGTAGCGTTTCTGCGTGCCACATGAGATCTGCCGTCGTGGAGAATTCGAGACCTCTATGTCTCACCCGGAGAACGACCGGGCGCGAATGAGCACCCGCTCAGCGAAATTTTGCACAAACCGTCTACCGATGTCAGTTGCAATTCGGGCCACCTCACCCCGCCGGACTCGCACTTGGCGATCGCGTCCCAGTCCGGGCCGGCCTCGGGCAGCCGCAGGATCCAGCGTTCATCACTTCGTGCTGGGCGCTGGATCCTGCGCGCAGCACGACAGTGATGAGCGGGCCGATGACCGCCAGAGCTACACAGAGCTACTAGCCGAAAGTGACCCAAGACCTCGCGAAAGGGATCGAACCTTCAGCGTTACGGCCCGACGTGTCCGGCCCGGTCATGGGAACAGGCTGCGGTGAAGGTCTGTCATCCGGAAGTCGCCGCCGTGGTGCGGGCTGCTCCAGACCAGCGCTTCGCCGGTCGCATCGGGCCCGACCATCGACACCTGGTAGTCCGGGTGCAGGCCGTCGTCACCGGCGGCGCGGCGGAACGTAACGGCCAGTCGGTCACCGGCCCGGCAGGGGATGCCGTCGAGCGAGAGCGGCGCATAGACAGGGGCCCAGCTGCGCGTATTGTCGGTGAGCGTGTCGATTTCCGCCACGGCGGAGGTGACCGCGACGCGGGTCCAGAGCATCAGACCGGTCACCGTCACCGTCGCCGAGGAACTGCACCTCGGACGGGCGGCGAAACGGCTGACGTCGGGGACGTCGACGGTGAGCAGGGCGTCGGTGCTGGTGTCGGTTGCCGGTGGAGGTCGGCGGTGGTCGAACACGATCGACTCGATGGCTGCAGCGGTGGAAACGGGTAGCGCCGCGACTGGCCCACCGAGACAGAGCCGGACATCGAACGGCCGACCAACGGCGCTGAAAATCCGCTCGAGGTAGGGCAGGCTTTCGGTGGCGAAGGCCAGCTCGTACGCGGAGAGGTCGACCGCGGCCGCCCAGGTCTGAATCCGGAAGGGGATCCACGCGCAGTCCGGCGTGCAGAGGCGTTTCCGTGCGTCGGCGAGGACGGGGACGGCGCCTTCGGCGGAGGCGATGTTCCCGACGATCTCGGAGACGCAGACCTGCGCAGGCTCGGGCAGGCTCACGTCGGTGGACGGGCCGTTGATGACGGTGATCCGGTCGGTCAGCCCAGCCGCTGCGACTGCTCGTGCGGCCTGGTCAGCGGCTTCGGTTTGCTGCTCGATCGCGTAGACGTGCCGGGCGCCGGCTTGGGCTGCGCGGATGGCCCAGAGCGCGTCACGGCCGGTCCCGATGTCTAGGACGACCTTGCCGCGGGCGGCGGCGTCGACAGCGTCACGGTAGGCGCGGACGCGCTTGTCGGGCAGGTCGAATCCGTCGTAGACGCTGTCGTCATAGATCGGGTACTCACCCATGGACGGAAACAGCGGAAACGACTGGGCGTATTCGGGAGCCGCACGCACCGCCAGCTCTCGGCTGCCCGCCCTGATGCCGGCCATGTTCAGTTCTTTCGTGACCGGTTCACGAGGTGCTCACCTTCCCTGCCGTGCCGTTGCCGCTTCCAGCCGGATGCCGTTGAGCAGCAGGTACAGGCCGTACGCGAATTGCCCCTCCGAGCCCACGATCGGCAGCGGGCCGTCCAGCATGCCCTCCAGCGCGTCGCTCACCTCTTGCCGGCGTGCGTCCTCCGATCCCGCGTCAACCGCCATCCGCAGACCGGCCGCCGAGTACGCGATCAGCGCCTGGAACGCCCGCACCACGTCGGCCGGCCGCAACCCCGCCTCGGCCAGCGCCGCCGTCATCGCCCCCGCCAGCCGCCGTCCGGCCGGGCCCAGCGGCGGCCGCGAGGCGATATGTCCGGCAATTCCGGGATGCCGGAGAGCAGCGGACCGCATGCCGGACAGCAGCGTCTCGATTCGCCGATCCCACGGCTCACGGCCATCCGGAACCGGCACTTCCTCGGCCACCAGGTCGGCCACGGCGTCGAGCAGAGCCTGCCGGTTGGGGAAGTGGCGGTAAACAGCCATCGGGTCGCACCCCAGCTCGGCCGCGATCCGCCGCATGGACATCGCCTTTTCGCCCTCCCGGTCACCCAGCGCGAGCGTGGCCGAGGCGATCAGGGCAGGGGTCAGACGCACGGGCCGCAGTCTACGCTGTAGACATAGGCCGCGTGCA from Paractinoplanes brasiliensis encodes the following:
- a CDS encoding class I SAM-dependent methyltransferase, producing the protein MAGIRAGSRELAVRAAPEYAQSFPLFPSMGEYPIYDDSVYDGFDLPDKRVRAYRDAVDAAARGKVVLDIGTGRDALWAIRAAQAGARHVYAIEQQTEAADQAARAVAAAGLTDRITVINGPSTDVSLPEPAQVCVSEIVGNIASAEGAVPVLADARKRLCTPDCAWIPFRIQTWAAAVDLSAYELAFATESLPYLERIFSAVGRPFDVRLCLGGPVAALPVSTAAAIESIVFDHRRPPPATDTSTDALLTVDVPDVSRFAARPRCSSSATVTVTGLMLWTRVAVTSAVAEIDTLTDNTRSWAPVYAPLSLDGIPCRAGDRLAVTFRRAAGDDGLHPDYQVSMVGPDATGEALVWSSPHHGGDFRMTDLHRSLFP
- a CDS encoding TetR/AcrR family transcriptional regulator, which codes for MRLTPALIASATLALGDREGEKAMSMRRIAAELGCDPMAVYRHFPNRQALLDAVADLVAEEVPVPDGREPWDRRIETLLSGMRSAALRHPGIAGHIASRPPLGPAGRRLAGAMTAALAEAGLRPADVVRAFQALIAYSAAGLRMAVDAGSEDARRQEVSDALEGMLDGPLPIVGSEGQFAYGLYLLLNGIRLEAATARQGR